One genomic segment of Pseudomonas sp. p1(2021b) includes these proteins:
- a CDS encoding copper chaperone PCu(A)C, whose amino-acid sequence MLKHALVLAALMLPGAFANAHEYTVGDLHIAHPWSLALPPNAPNVAAYFVVHNNGQEDDRLLSVDSPITDDAQLHEHARTADGLMKMQQVPSVLVPAGKDLTFAPSAYHVMLMQPKDRSLLSDGKRFPLTLHFEKAGDVTVEVAVQQQPPAEQQGHAHNH is encoded by the coding sequence ATGCTCAAGCACGCCCTCGTCCTGGCCGCCCTGATGCTGCCCGGCGCTTTCGCCAACGCCCATGAATACACCGTGGGTGACCTGCATATCGCCCACCCCTGGTCCCTGGCGCTGCCACCCAATGCGCCCAACGTCGCGGCCTATTTTGTCGTGCACAACAACGGCCAGGAGGACGACCGCCTGCTCTCGGTGGACAGCCCCATCACCGACGACGCCCAGTTGCACGAGCACGCCAGGACTGCCGATGGCCTGATGAAAATGCAGCAGGTGCCCAGCGTGCTGGTACCGGCGGGCAAGGACTTGACCTTCGCCCCCAGCGCCTACCACGTGATGCTGATGCAGCCCAAGGACCGCAGCCTGCTCAGCGACGGCAAGCGCTTCCCGCTGACCCTGCACTTCGAGAAAGCCGGCGACGTCACCGTCGAGGTGGCCGTGCAGCAGCAACCGCCCGCCGAGCAGCAAGGGCACGCGCATAATCATTGA
- a CDS encoding cobalt-precorrin-6A reductase → MSMRILLLGGVTEALAIARQLGPEHVYSLAGIGRVPQDLACQVRVGGYGGADGLATYLREERIGLLIDATHPYAAQISANAAQAAATVGIPCWALRRPAWQPQAGDDWREVDGWAELIDALAPFERPLFTLGREPLQHLHEIPAHQFWTLRALEACPGNERCEVIGARGPFHLADERALFARRRIDVLVSKNSGSTATEPKLEVARELGVPVLVLKRPILPKVDREYEEVRLLLNAIADLGLDASQDFMANRDQPADQEREGF, encoded by the coding sequence ATGAGCATGCGTATCCTGCTGCTTGGCGGTGTCACCGAAGCCCTGGCCATCGCCCGCCAGTTGGGGCCTGAACATGTCTACAGCCTCGCCGGCATCGGCCGCGTACCCCAGGACCTCGCCTGCCAGGTGCGCGTGGGCGGCTATGGCGGCGCCGATGGCCTGGCCACCTACCTGCGCGAAGAACGCATCGGCCTGCTGATCGACGCCACTCACCCGTATGCGGCGCAAATCAGCGCCAACGCAGCCCAGGCCGCCGCCACCGTCGGTATCCCCTGCTGGGCCCTGCGCCGCCCGGCCTGGCAGCCCCAGGCGGGCGATGACTGGCGCGAGGTGGACGGCTGGGCCGAACTGATCGACGCCCTCGCCCCCTTCGAGCGGCCCTTGTTCACCCTCGGTCGCGAACCCTTGCAGCACCTGCATGAAATCCCTGCCCACCAATTCTGGACGCTGCGCGCCCTCGAGGCCTGCCCCGGCAACGAGCGCTGTGAGGTGATCGGCGCACGCGGGCCGTTCCACCTCGCGGACGAGCGCGCCTTGTTCGCCCGGCGGCGAATCGATGTACTGGTGAGCAAGAACAGCGGCAGCACCGCCACCGAGCCCAAGCTCGAGGTGGCCCGGGAGCTGGGGGTGCCGGTACTGGTGCTCAAGCGGCCGATATTGCCCAAAGTCGACCGGGAGTATGAAGAGGTACGCTTGCTTCTGAACGCCATTGCCGACCTCGGCCTCGACGCAAGCCAGGACTTCATGGCCAACCGCGACCAACCTGCCGACCAGGAGCGCGAAGGGTTCTGA
- a CDS encoding DUF2946 domain-containing protein: MTPRRHIAWIACLAVLFNLLAMPLSSAAPKGPVEQLLWGAFCSSMANKSKVDVQALAKIDLGPQSDDSASMMNCWCCSGAAPLLALPGYPAQLHNPPLVQAGFVAPLADYRPTPRQLWPALNPRASPLA; this comes from the coding sequence ATGACCCCACGTCGGCACATTGCGTGGATAGCCTGCCTGGCAGTGCTGTTCAACCTGCTGGCCATGCCGCTGTCGTCGGCCGCGCCCAAAGGGCCGGTCGAGCAGCTGCTTTGGGGTGCCTTCTGTTCGAGCATGGCGAACAAGAGCAAGGTCGATGTCCAGGCCCTGGCCAAGATCGACCTGGGGCCGCAGAGTGACGACAGCGCCAGCATGATGAATTGCTGGTGCTGCTCCGGCGCCGCGCCCCTGCTCGCATTGCCCGGCTACCCTGCACAGCTGCATAACCCGCCACTGGTGCAGGCCGGCTTCGTAGCGCCTCTTGCCGACTACCGACCCACGCCGCGCCAGCTATGGCCGGCGCTCAATCCCCGCGCGTCCCCCCTGGCCTGA
- the cobG gene encoding precorrin-3B synthase gives MPDAPLTQPPSTLVSPRPSACPGLWRIVDARDGGICRIKLPGGLLQAKQAEAVADVAEGFATAVIEATNRANLQIRGIGNDRQGLVQNLLDAGLGPRDAAFDDVRNLMLSPLAGLDPAMLLDTRPLAGEILRMLETTPRLHELSAKFAIQLDGGEGLAMLEHPHDLWLSAMTLDQHTWLAFGLAGCPGQAMGAVPVEQGLALVQAVLVRFLDLAGPQQSRMRQLLAGCPVDAFIGGLGLDIRRDAAVLGWRRAPARAPWLGPLAQRQGMALGIAPPLGRLTSTQLRGIAALARASGDGSLRLSPWQSLVIPNLNPTRLEQAQAALHALGLLCHADHPLARLTACTGSTGCAKALADTKADAQVLAPLLQAGRPGSVHLSGCPRSCAAAHVAPATLLARSPGRYDLYLRDRQQPGFGRLRATDITPEEAGAMLDLPTEHLDD, from the coding sequence ATGCCGGATGCCCCCTTGACGCAGCCACCAAGCACCCTCGTGTCGCCCCGCCCCTCGGCCTGCCCGGGGTTGTGGCGCATCGTCGACGCGCGCGACGGCGGGATCTGCCGCATCAAGCTGCCTGGTGGCCTGCTGCAGGCCAAGCAGGCCGAAGCCGTGGCCGACGTCGCCGAGGGCTTCGCCACGGCCGTGATCGAAGCGACCAACCGCGCCAACCTGCAGATCCGTGGCATTGGCAACGACCGCCAGGGCCTGGTGCAGAACTTGCTCGATGCCGGGCTCGGGCCGCGTGATGCCGCGTTCGATGATGTGCGTAACCTGATGCTCAGCCCACTCGCCGGCCTCGACCCCGCCATGCTGCTCGATACCCGCCCATTGGCCGGGGAAATTCTGCGGATGCTGGAAACCACCCCTCGCTTGCATGAACTGTCGGCCAAGTTCGCCATCCAGCTCGACGGCGGCGAAGGCCTGGCGATGCTCGAGCACCCCCATGACCTGTGGCTGTCGGCAATGACGCTCGACCAGCACACCTGGCTTGCGTTCGGCCTGGCCGGGTGCCCTGGCCAGGCGATGGGCGCCGTGCCGGTCGAACAGGGGCTGGCGCTGGTGCAGGCAGTGCTGGTGCGCTTCCTCGACCTGGCCGGGCCGCAGCAGTCGCGCATGCGCCAGTTGCTCGCCGGTTGCCCGGTCGACGCGTTCATCGGCGGCCTGGGTCTGGATATCCGCCGTGATGCAGCGGTACTTGGCTGGCGCCGTGCGCCGGCCCGGGCCCCGTGGCTTGGTCCCTTGGCCCAGCGACAGGGCATGGCCCTGGGTATCGCTCCGCCGTTGGGGCGCCTGACATCGACCCAGCTGCGCGGCATCGCTGCCTTGGCTCGGGCATCGGGCGATGGCAGCCTGCGCCTGAGCCCTTGGCAAAGCCTGGTGATACCCAACCTGAACCCGACGCGGCTCGAGCAGGCCCAGGCAGCATTGCACGCCCTGGGCCTGCTTTGCCACGCCGATCACCCCCTTGCCCGGCTCACCGCCTGTACCGGCTCCACAGGGTGCGCCAAGGCCTTGGCCGACACCAAGGCCGATGCCCAGGTGCTCGCGCCCTTGTTGCAGGCCGGGCGCCCCGGCAGCGTGCACCTGTCCGGCTGCCCCCGTTCCTGCGCTGCGGCCCATGTCGCCCCGGCCACCTTGCTGGCCCGCTCGCCGGGCCGATACGACCTTTATCTGCGCGACAGGCAACAGCCGGGTTTCGGCAGGCTTCGCGCAACCGACATCACCCCAGAAGAAGCAGGCGCCATGCTCGACCTGCCGACGGAGCACCTTGATGATTGA
- a CDS encoding precorrin-8X methylmutase, with protein MIDYIRDGQEIYRNSFRIIREEARLERIPADLEKLAVRVIHACGMVDAIDGLQFSEGAGRAGREALAKGAPILCDAHMVAEGVTRARLPADNPVICTLRDPSVPDLAKAQGNTRSAVALELWRPYLEGSVVVIGNAPTALFYLLEMLDAGAPKPALILGFPVGFVGAAESKAMLAADSRGVPFVIMQGRLGGSAMAAAAVNALATEVE; from the coding sequence ATGATTGACTACATCCGCGATGGTCAGGAGATCTATCGCAATTCCTTCCGGATCATCCGCGAGGAAGCCCGGCTCGAGCGGATACCCGCCGACCTGGAGAAGCTCGCCGTGCGGGTGATCCATGCCTGCGGCATGGTCGATGCCATCGACGGCCTGCAGTTTTCCGAAGGTGCCGGGCGCGCCGGCCGCGAAGCCCTGGCCAAGGGGGCGCCGATCCTGTGTGATGCACACATGGTCGCCGAAGGCGTGACCCGCGCGCGCCTGCCGGCCGACAACCCGGTGATCTGCACCTTGCGCGACCCCAGCGTACCGGACCTTGCCAAGGCGCAGGGCAACACCCGCTCGGCCGTGGCCCTGGAACTGTGGCGCCCGTACCTGGAGGGCAGCGTGGTGGTGATCGGCAACGCCCCGACAGCGTTGTTCTACCTGCTGGAAATGCTCGACGCCGGTGCGCCCAAGCCTGCGCTGATCCTGGGCTTCCCGGTGGGCTTCGTCGGCGCCGCGGAGTCCAAGGCGATGCTGGCCGCCGACAGCCGCGGCGTGCCGTTCGTGATCATGCAGGGCCGCCTGGGCGGTAGCGCGATGGCCGCCGCCGCGGTCAATGCCCTGGCCACGGAGGTGGAATGA
- a CDS encoding precorrin-2 C(20)-methyltransferase, whose protein sequence is MMQPRGRLFGLGVGPGDPELITVKALRLLREAPVVAYFVAKGKRGNAFGIIEAHLQAAQTLLPLVYPVTTEVLPAPLSYEQVISDFYDEAALQVAAHLDAGRDVAVICEGDPFFYGSYMYLHDRLAQRYEAEVVPGVCSMLGGASVLGAPLVYRNQSLSVLSGVLPHEELKRRLADADAAVIMKLGRNFPKVRQVLGELGLEGRALYVERATMANQKIVPLDEVDPQSSPYFSLIVVPGEKWQG, encoded by the coding sequence ATGATGCAGCCGCGTGGACGTCTGTTCGGCCTGGGCGTAGGCCCCGGCGACCCGGAACTGATCACGGTCAAGGCCCTGCGCCTGCTGCGCGAGGCCCCCGTGGTGGCCTACTTCGTGGCCAAGGGCAAGCGGGGCAATGCCTTCGGCATCATCGAGGCGCACCTGCAGGCGGCGCAGACCTTGCTGCCACTGGTGTATCCGGTGACGACCGAAGTGCTGCCAGCGCCGCTGTCCTACGAACAGGTGATCAGCGACTTCTACGACGAGGCCGCCCTGCAGGTGGCCGCGCACCTGGACGCCGGGCGTGACGTGGCGGTGATCTGCGAGGGCGACCCGTTCTTCTACGGCTCCTACATGTACCTGCACGACCGCCTGGCCCAGCGCTACGAGGCCGAGGTCGTCCCTGGCGTGTGTTCGATGCTCGGAGGGGCCTCGGTGCTGGGCGCGCCGCTGGTGTATCGCAACCAGAGCTTGTCGGTCCTCTCCGGCGTGTTGCCCCACGAGGAACTCAAGCGGCGCCTGGCCGATGCCGATGCCGCCGTGATCATGAAGCTTGGGCGCAACTTCCCCAAGGTGCGCCAGGTGCTGGGCGAGCTGGGCCTGGAGGGGCGCGCGCTGTACGTAGAGCGCGCGACCATGGCCAACCAGAAGATCGTCCCGCTGGACGAGGTGGACCCGCAATCCTCGCCGTACTTCTCGCTGATCGTCGTACCGGGTGAAAAATGGCAGGGCTGA
- a CDS encoding TonB-dependent copper receptor: MSGCTPVFTPAVCGTLAALCGSLLAPMTLAADTGHEGHEAELTPTVITAVAPSSPLTVVTNPKDPRQPVPASDGADYLKTIPGFSAIRSGGTNGDPVLRGMFGSRLNILTNGGVMLGACPNRMDAPTSYISPETYDRLTVIKGPQSVIWGPGGSAGTILFEREPEKFGELGSRVNASLLAGSHGRFDKVLDAAAGTRQGYARFVGNQSRADDYDDGNGDTVPSRWDKWNGDVTLGWTPDQDTLLELTAGKGDGEARYAGRGMDGSQFKRESLGLRFEKSNLGDVLDKVEAQVYYNYADHVMDNYSLRTPGMMAMVSNVDRRTMGARVKATWRWADVQLVSGIDAQTNEHRKRGGMAVDAHKGQPWTKDADFHNYGLFSELTWYATGEDRLVTGARLDRASARDFRKKSPTEGDTRADTLPSGFVRYEHDLAALAATTYIGLGHAQRFPDYWELFSPTLPPNGSANAFDGIKPEKTTQLDVGIQYHDERMEAWASGYIGQVRDYILFDYVPGSGGMGSKLVSQAQNIDARIMGGELGAAYKLNENWKADATVAYAWGKNSSDGKALPQMPPLESRLGLTYSRDTWSVGALWRLVAAQNRIAENQGNVVGKDYEKSAGFGVFSFNGAYKVNRNLKLSAGVDNLFDKAYAEHLNLAGNAGFGYPASDPQPVLEPGRTFWTKVDISF; this comes from the coding sequence ATGTCCGGCTGCACCCCTGTTTTTACCCCCGCCGTATGCGGGACCCTCGCCGCACTGTGCGGCTCACTGCTCGCGCCCATGACCTTGGCCGCCGATACCGGCCATGAAGGCCATGAGGCCGAACTGACCCCGACGGTCATCACCGCCGTTGCGCCAAGCTCGCCGCTGACTGTCGTCACCAACCCGAAAGACCCGCGCCAACCGGTGCCGGCCAGCGATGGTGCCGATTACCTCAAGACCATCCCCGGCTTCTCGGCGATTCGCTCTGGCGGCACCAACGGCGACCCCGTGCTGCGTGGCATGTTCGGCTCACGCCTGAATATCCTCACCAACGGCGGCGTGATGCTGGGCGCCTGCCCCAACCGAATGGACGCGCCGACCTCCTACATTTCGCCGGAAACCTACGACCGCCTGACAGTGATCAAGGGCCCGCAAAGCGTGATCTGGGGCCCAGGCGGTTCGGCCGGGACCATCCTCTTCGAGCGTGAGCCGGAAAAATTCGGCGAGCTCGGCAGCCGCGTCAACGCCAGCCTGCTGGCCGGTTCCCATGGCCGCTTCGACAAGGTGCTCGATGCCGCTGCCGGCACCCGCCAGGGCTACGCCCGCTTCGTCGGCAATCAGTCGCGAGCCGATGACTACGACGACGGTAACGGTGACACCGTGCCCTCACGCTGGGACAAGTGGAACGGCGACGTCACCCTCGGCTGGACACCAGACCAGGACACCCTGCTGGAACTCACCGCCGGCAAGGGCGATGGCGAGGCCCGCTACGCCGGGCGCGGCATGGACGGCTCGCAGTTCAAGCGCGAGAGCCTGGGCCTGCGTTTCGAGAAATCCAACCTGGGCGACGTGCTCGACAAGGTCGAGGCACAGGTCTACTACAACTATGCCGATCATGTGATGGACAACTACAGCCTGCGCACGCCGGGCATGATGGCGATGGTCAGCAACGTCGACCGTCGCACGATGGGCGCACGCGTCAAGGCCACCTGGCGCTGGGCCGATGTGCAGTTGGTTTCCGGTATCGATGCGCAGACCAACGAACACCGCAAGCGCGGAGGCATGGCGGTGGACGCACACAAGGGCCAGCCCTGGACCAAGGACGCCGACTTCCACAACTACGGGCTGTTCAGCGAGCTGACCTGGTACGCCACCGGTGAAGATCGCCTGGTCACCGGGGCGCGCCTCGATCGCGCCTCGGCCCGCGATTTTCGCAAGAAGAGCCCCACCGAAGGGGACACCCGCGCCGACACCCTGCCCAGCGGTTTCGTGCGCTACGAGCATGACCTGGCTGCGCTTGCGGCCACCACCTACATCGGCCTTGGTCATGCCCAACGCTTCCCAGACTACTGGGAGCTGTTCTCGCCCACCCTGCCACCCAATGGTTCAGCGAACGCCTTCGATGGCATCAAGCCCGAAAAGACCACTCAGCTCGACGTCGGCATCCAGTACCACGATGAACGCATGGAGGCCTGGGCTTCGGGTTACATCGGGCAGGTTCGCGACTACATCCTGTTCGACTACGTACCAGGCAGCGGCGGCATGGGTAGCAAACTCGTATCCCAGGCGCAGAACATCGACGCCCGCATCATGGGCGGCGAACTCGGCGCGGCCTACAAGCTGAACGAAAACTGGAAAGCCGATGCTACCGTGGCCTACGCCTGGGGCAAGAACAGCAGTGACGGCAAGGCCCTGCCGCAGATGCCGCCATTGGAAAGCCGCCTCGGCCTGACCTACAGCCGCGACACCTGGAGCGTCGGCGCCCTGTGGCGCCTGGTGGCAGCGCAGAACCGCATCGCCGAGAACCAGGGCAATGTGGTCGGCAAGGACTACGAGAAGAGCGCAGGCTTCGGCGTGTTCTCGTTCAACGGCGCCTACAAGGTGAACCGCAACCTCAAGCTCAGCGCAGGCGTCGACAACCTGTTCGACAAGGCCTACGCCGAGCACTTGAACCTGGCCGGGAACGCCGGGTTCGGCTACCCGGCCAGCGACCCGCAGCCGGTGCTGGAGCCCGGCAGGACCTTCTGGACCAAGGTCGACATCAGCTTCTGA
- the cbiE gene encoding precorrin-6y C5,15-methyltransferase (decarboxylating) subunit CbiE, whose translation MAPWLTIVGIGEDGFSGLGKQARRAVLGAPRIFGSPRQLALLPRCVAGERLNWPSPFSLAPVLALRGEPVCVLASGDPMFYGVGASLARHLPAEELLVLPMPSSCALAAAHLGWALQDVQVVSLVARPLAALNAHLYSGLRLLVLSNDGDSPAAIARLLCERGFGPSRLQVLEHLGGPQARQLSGSAEDWPHGRAADLNLVAIECQASAATLQLSPVVGLPDNAFRHDGQLTKRDVRAITLARLAPRPGELLWDVGAGCGSIGIEWMRAHPSCRALAIEADQGRQAHIEHNRDALGVPGLQLVRGKAPEALAGLERPDAVFIGGGVTGDGVLATCWERLRPGGRLVANAVTLQSELALATFRDTHGGELTRIHVAHAQPLGSFDTWRQALPITLLDVVKPLDA comes from the coding sequence ATGGCACCCTGGCTGACAATAGTGGGCATCGGCGAAGACGGCTTCAGCGGCTTGGGCAAGCAGGCCCGGCGCGCCGTGCTGGGTGCCCCACGGATCTTTGGCAGCCCGCGCCAGCTGGCGCTCCTGCCTCGCTGCGTGGCCGGCGAACGCCTGAACTGGCCGAGCCCGTTCTCCCTGGCCCCGGTCCTGGCCCTGCGTGGCGAGCCGGTGTGCGTGCTGGCCAGCGGCGACCCGATGTTCTACGGCGTCGGTGCCAGCCTCGCCCGCCACCTACCCGCCGAAGAACTGTTGGTGCTGCCGATGCCATCGTCCTGCGCCCTGGCCGCCGCCCACCTGGGCTGGGCGTTGCAGGACGTGCAGGTGGTGTCGCTCGTCGCCCGCCCCCTGGCCGCGCTCAATGCCCACCTCTACAGCGGGCTGCGCCTGCTGGTGCTGAGCAACGACGGCGACAGCCCGGCAGCCATTGCCCGGCTGCTTTGCGAGCGTGGCTTCGGCCCCAGCCGGCTGCAGGTCCTCGAACACCTGGGCGGCCCCCAGGCACGCCAGTTGTCCGGCAGCGCAGAAGACTGGCCCCACGGCCGGGCCGCAGACCTGAACCTGGTGGCCATCGAATGCCAGGCCTCGGCCGCCACCCTGCAGCTATCGCCCGTTGTCGGCCTGCCCGATAACGCCTTTCGCCATGACGGCCAGTTGACCAAGCGCGACGTGCGCGCCATCACCCTCGCCCGCCTGGCCCCTCGCCCTGGTGAGCTGCTGTGGGACGTGGGCGCCGGCTGCGGCTCGATCGGCATCGAGTGGATGCGCGCCCACCCCAGTTGCCGCGCCCTGGCCATCGAGGCCGACCAAGGGCGCCAGGCGCATATCGAGCATAACCGCGACGCCCTCGGCGTACCCGGTTTGCAACTGGTCCGCGGCAAGGCCCCCGAAGCGCTCGCCGGGCTGGAGCGCCCCGATGCGGTCTTCATCGGTGGCGGCGTCACTGGCGATGGCGTACTGGCGACGTGCTGGGAGCGGCTGCGCCCCGGCGGCCGTCTGGTGGCCAATGCCGTGACCCTGCAGAGCGAACTGGCCCTGGCCACGTTCCGCGACACCCATGGCGGCGAGCTGACCCGTATCCATGTGGCCCATGCCCAGCCCCTGGGCAGCTTCGACACCTGGCGCCAGGCCCTGCCGATCACCCTGCTCGACGTGGTGAAGCCTCTCGATGCGTGA
- a CDS encoding DUF2946 domain-containing protein, with the protein MSLPRNRFARTSRPDRRRLGGGWLSLFAMWMIFIGPLISQSMPMDHHAGMSMPMDMPMAAAHQHGGDTHHGKGNDGQLHVMWEKCGYCSLLFNYPALPQTLGPLSVASAAPSNPIFAPTRQGHARQAVFPGARSRAPPLSTSV; encoded by the coding sequence ATGAGCCTGCCGCGCAACCGGTTCGCCCGCACCTCCCGCCCTGACCGCAGGCGCTTGGGGGGTGGCTGGCTGAGCCTGTTCGCCATGTGGATGATTTTCATCGGCCCACTGATTTCCCAGTCGATGCCGATGGATCACCACGCCGGCATGAGCATGCCGATGGACATGCCGATGGCCGCTGCCCATCAGCATGGCGGCGACACACATCACGGCAAAGGCAACGACGGCCAGCTGCATGTGATGTGGGAAAAATGCGGCTATTGCAGCCTGCTGTTCAACTACCCCGCCCTACCGCAAACCCTTGGCCCGCTGAGCGTCGCCAGCGCAGCGCCCTCCAACCCCATCTTTGCCCCCACGCGCCAGGGCCATGCCCGCCAGGCCGTGTTCCCCGGTGCGCGCAGCCGCGCGCCGCCCCTTTCGACCAGCGTCTGA
- a CDS encoding PepSY-associated TM helix domain-containing protein, with the protein MSEKRISFYNLAWRWHFYAGLFVAPFMILLAITGIIYLFKPQLDPLLYRDLMVVEAGHHRQDADTLLAEVRRVYPQGHVGQYLPPVSAERSAQFVVHDGGRELNVFIDPYSAKVLGEQDGKNNLQAVARALHGELMVGTVGDRLVELAAGWGIVLVVSGLYLWWPRGRSSAGVLWPRLSARGRVLWRDLHAVTGFWGSLLLLLMLLSGMTWTGLWGKQYADLWNRFPAAMWNDVPKSDQQARELNNAHRQTVPWAVENTPMPVSGAHAEHAGHHAMASGPAAPQVTLQQVEDVATARKVEPGYSITLPTTAEGVFTIAVFADDPRNDATLHVDQYTGRVLADVRWQDYSPIARATELGVMLHEGKMFGPLNQLIILLVCLMILLGSVSGLVMWWKRRPDGGLGVPPLRHDLPRWKTATAVMLVLGVAFPLVGVSMLVMWAVDSLVVRRKVLARA; encoded by the coding sequence ATGAGCGAAAAACGCATCTCCTTCTACAACCTGGCCTGGCGCTGGCATTTCTATGCCGGGCTGTTCGTCGCACCCTTCATGATCCTGCTGGCGATCACCGGGATCATCTACCTGTTCAAGCCCCAGCTCGACCCGCTGCTGTACCGCGACCTGATGGTGGTCGAGGCCGGCCACCACCGGCAGGACGCTGACACGCTCCTGGCCGAGGTACGCCGGGTTTATCCACAGGGGCATGTGGGCCAGTACCTGCCGCCGGTCAGTGCCGAGCGCAGCGCGCAGTTCGTGGTGCATGACGGCGGGCGCGAACTGAACGTGTTCATCGACCCGTACAGCGCCAAGGTACTCGGCGAGCAGGACGGCAAGAACAACCTGCAGGCAGTGGCCAGGGCCCTGCACGGTGAGCTGATGGTCGGCACCGTCGGTGATCGGCTGGTGGAACTGGCCGCCGGCTGGGGCATCGTGCTGGTGGTGTCCGGCCTGTACCTGTGGTGGCCACGCGGGCGCAGCAGTGCTGGCGTGTTGTGGCCACGGCTGTCGGCACGCGGCAGGGTGCTGTGGCGCGACCTGCATGCGGTCACGGGGTTCTGGGGCTCGCTCCTGCTGCTGTTGATGCTGCTCAGCGGCATGACCTGGACGGGCCTGTGGGGCAAGCAGTACGCCGACCTGTGGAATCGCTTCCCGGCGGCCATGTGGAACGACGTGCCCAAGTCCGACCAGCAGGCCCGAGAGCTGAACAATGCGCATCGCCAGACCGTGCCCTGGGCCGTGGAGAATACGCCGATGCCGGTGTCCGGCGCTCATGCCGAGCATGCGGGCCACCACGCCATGGCCAGTGGCCCCGCGGCGCCCCAGGTGACCTTGCAACAGGTCGAGGACGTGGCCACCGCGCGCAAGGTCGAGCCAGGCTACAGCATCACCCTGCCGACCACCGCCGAAGGCGTGTTCACCATCGCGGTGTTCGCCGACGACCCTCGCAATGACGCCACCCTGCACGTGGACCAATACACCGGCCGGGTGCTGGCCGATGTGCGCTGGCAGGACTACAGCCCGATCGCCCGCGCTACCGAGCTTGGGGTAATGTTGCACGAAGGGAAGATGTTCGGGCCGCTCAACCAGCTCATCATCCTGCTGGTGTGCCTGATGATCCTGCTGGGTTCGGTCAGCGGCCTGGTGATGTGGTGGAAACGCCGGCCCGATGGCGGCCTGGGCGTACCACCGCTGCGCCATGACCTGCCACGCTGGAAGACCGCCACAGCGGTGATGCTGGTGCTGGGTGTCGCGTTCCCGCTGGTGGGAGTGTCGATGCTGGTGATGTGGGCAGTCGATAGCCTGGTGGTGCGCCGCAAGGTGCTCGCCAGGGCGTGA
- a CDS encoding cobalt-precorrin-5B (C(1))-methyltransferase — protein MREETREKAAPLRSGLTTGSCATATSLAAASLLLTGEPADAVEITLPKGKQVQMRLEFCRLIAEGAEAGTLKDAGDDPDVTHGALLYSQVRLLDTPGVRFVAGVGVGTVTRPGLVLAVGEPAINPVPRRMISEHLQRLADECGHEGGFEVTVNVRDGQQLALKTMNPRLGILGGLSILGTSGIVRPFSCSAYIASIQQGIDVAHTNGYTHIAACTGNASEDTMRQLYGLPEIALIEMGDFVGAVLKHLRKVPVPRLTLCGGFGKISKLAAGHMDLHSRSSSIDLPQLARWAADIGADSTLQAAIIDANTSQQALALAHTAGIALGDAVCAHALAFARSVVPAQVQVEVFAIDRQGGIVGRAGVQ, from the coding sequence ATGCGTGAAGAAACCCGCGAGAAAGCCGCCCCCCTGCGCAGCGGCCTGACCACCGGCAGCTGCGCCACGGCCACCAGCCTGGCGGCGGCAAGCCTGCTGCTCACCGGCGAACCTGCCGATGCCGTGGAGATCACCTTGCCCAAGGGCAAGCAGGTGCAGATGCGCCTGGAATTCTGCCGCCTCATCGCCGAAGGCGCCGAGGCCGGCACGTTGAAGGATGCCGGCGATGACCCCGACGTGACCCACGGCGCCCTGCTCTACAGCCAGGTACGCCTGCTCGATACGCCGGGCGTACGCTTCGTCGCCGGCGTGGGCGTGGGCACGGTCACCCGCCCCGGGCTGGTGCTGGCGGTGGGCGAGCCGGCCATCAACCCGGTGCCACGGCGCATGATCAGCGAGCACCTGCAGCGCCTGGCGGATGAATGCGGCCATGAAGGTGGGTTCGAGGTGACCGTCAATGTGCGCGACGGCCAACAACTCGCTCTCAAGACCATGAACCCCCGCCTGGGCATCCTCGGCGGGCTGTCGATCCTTGGCACCAGTGGCATCGTCCGGCCATTTTCCTGCTCGGCCTACATCGCCTCGATCCAGCAAGGCATCGACGTCGCCCACACCAACGGCTACACCCACATCGCCGCCTGCACCGGCAACGCCAGCGAAGACACCATGCGCCAGCTCTACGGCCTGCCGGAAATCGCCCTGATCGAGATGGGCGACTTCGTCGGCGCCGTGCTCAAGCATCTGCGCAAGGTACCGGTGCCGCGCCTGACCCTGTGTGGCGGCTTCGGCAAGATCAGCAAGCTCGCCGCCGGGCACATGGACCTGCACAGCCGCAGTTCGAGCATCGACCTGCCGCAACTGGCGCGCTGGGCTGCCGATATCGGCGCGGACTCAACGCTACAGGCGGCCATCATCGACGCCAACACCAGCCAGCAGGCCCTGGCCCTGGCCCACACGGCGGGCATCGCCCTGGGCGATGCAGTGTGCGCCCATGCCCTGGCCTTCGCCCGCAGCGTGGTGCCGGCCCAGGTGCAGGTCGAGGTGTTCGCCATCGATCGCCAAGGTGGCATCGTCGGCAGGGCGGGCGTGCAATGA